One Pseudonocardia abyssalis DNA segment encodes these proteins:
- a CDS encoding GNAT family N-acetyltransferase, whose product MSWHVAPITLDNLDDLPKRCRRCVFWELSETLGKQAVEFGSVELEKEAWVSEVLLEWGSCGRIVHVDGAPAGYVIYAPPSASPRAAELPTGPVSADAVLLTTMQVMPEFAGEGLGRMLAQAVVRDLTRRGVKAIEVFGEARPGTEPGCMIPADFLRSVGFKTVRPHPRWPRLRMELRSAMTWKEDVEAALEQLLGSITIPMQAPAPVERVPARS is encoded by the coding sequence GTGTCCTGGCACGTTGCTCCGATCACTCTGGACAATCTGGACGATCTGCCCAAGCGGTGTCGTCGCTGTGTGTTCTGGGAGCTGTCGGAGACGCTCGGCAAACAGGCCGTGGAGTTCGGCTCGGTGGAGCTGGAGAAGGAGGCCTGGGTCTCCGAGGTCCTACTGGAGTGGGGGTCGTGCGGGCGGATCGTCCACGTCGACGGCGCCCCGGCGGGCTACGTCATCTACGCGCCGCCCTCGGCTTCTCCCCGCGCCGCCGAGCTGCCGACGGGACCGGTCAGCGCCGACGCCGTTCTCCTCACCACGATGCAGGTGATGCCGGAGTTCGCGGGCGAGGGTCTGGGCCGGATGCTCGCGCAGGCGGTCGTGCGGGACCTCACGCGCCGCGGCGTCAAGGCGATCGAGGTCTTCGGCGAGGCGCGCCCCGGCACCGAGCCCGGCTGCATGATCCCGGCCGACTTCCTGCGCAGCGTCGGCTTCAAGACCGTGCGCCCGCACCCGCGCTGGCCGCGGCTGCGGATGGAGCTGCGGTCGGCGATGACGTGGAAGGAAGACGTCGAGGCGGCGCTCGAGCAACTGCTGGGTTCGATCACGATCCCGATGCAGGCCCCGGCGCCCGTCGAGCGGGTACCGGCCCGGTCCTGA
- a CDS encoding N-acetylmuramoyl-L-alanine amidase, giving the protein MQLLRRGDSGRAVVEVRATLRQFGMLPGPQPGFPDEVFDVHVEQSVRAFQQRRGLITDGIVGPATYRALREAGWSLGDRMLALMISAPMSGDDVTTLQERLLELGFDPGRPGGVFDERTEKALRAFQREYGLVPDGACGPATLRSLKQLGRKVTGGRPHLLREQELLREAGPRMRGKRIVVDPGHGGLDRGVSVSGATEADLMWDLGRRLVGRMTATGMEAMLSRREDTCPSDLERAEFANTAGADLVLSLHTDANQSMHANGLATFHFGNGSGSTSTVGEALAGLIQRELLTRTAMTDCGTQGRTWELLRLTRMPTVRIEVGYLTHLGDRRNLLDPGFRDVVAEGILVGVKRLYLLGQNDQPTGTFTFSDVLAHELERGGAQAI; this is encoded by the coding sequence ATGCAGCTGTTGCGCCGAGGTGACAGCGGTCGGGCCGTGGTCGAGGTCCGGGCGACGCTGCGGCAGTTCGGCATGCTGCCCGGGCCACAGCCCGGATTCCCGGACGAGGTCTTCGACGTCCACGTCGAACAGTCCGTCCGGGCGTTCCAGCAGCGCCGGGGCCTGATCACCGACGGGATCGTCGGGCCGGCCACCTACCGCGCGCTGCGCGAGGCGGGCTGGAGCCTGGGCGACCGGATGCTCGCCCTGATGATCTCCGCGCCGATGAGCGGCGACGACGTGACCACGCTCCAGGAGCGCCTCCTCGAGCTCGGGTTCGACCCGGGCCGACCGGGCGGGGTGTTCGACGAGCGCACGGAGAAGGCGCTGCGCGCGTTCCAGCGCGAGTACGGCCTCGTCCCCGACGGCGCCTGCGGGCCCGCCACGCTGCGCTCGCTCAAGCAGCTGGGTCGCAAGGTCACCGGTGGGCGCCCGCACCTGCTGCGCGAGCAGGAGCTGCTGCGCGAGGCCGGCCCGCGGATGCGCGGCAAGCGCATCGTCGTCGACCCGGGGCACGGCGGGCTCGACCGCGGTGTCAGCGTCTCCGGGGCCACCGAGGCCGACCTGATGTGGGACCTCGGCCGCAGGCTCGTCGGGCGGATGACCGCCACCGGCATGGAGGCGATGCTCTCGCGCCGCGAGGACACCTGCCCCAGCGACCTCGAGCGCGCGGAGTTCGCCAACACCGCGGGCGCCGACCTCGTGCTGTCGCTGCACACCGACGCCAACCAGAGCATGCACGCCAACGGGCTGGCCACGTTCCACTTCGGCAACGGCTCCGGCTCCACCTCCACGGTGGGTGAGGCGCTGGCCGGGCTGATCCAGCGCGAGCTGCTCACCCGCACCGCGATGACCGACTGCGGCACCCAGGGCCGCACCTGGGAGCTGCTTCGCCTGACGCGCATGCCGACGGTGCGCATCGAGGTCGGCTACCTGACCCACCTCGGCGACCGGCGTAACCTGCTCGACCCCGGATTCCGCGACGTCGTGGCCGAGGGCATCCTCGTCGGCGTGAAACGGCTCTACCTGCTCGGCCAGAACGATCAGCCGACCGGAACCTTCACCTTCTCCGACGTGCTCGCGCACGAACTGGAGCGGGGCGGGGCGCAGGCGATCTGA
- the trxA gene encoding thioredoxin, giving the protein MGNNTVDVTDATFDADVLKSDKVVVVDFWATWCGPCKMVAPVLDEIAGENKEKLTVAKLDIDANPETARTFQVMSIPTMIVFQDGKPVKQIVGAKPKAALLQDLADYLG; this is encoded by the coding sequence ATGGGCAACAACACCGTCGACGTCACCGACGCCACCTTCGACGCCGACGTCCTCAAGAGCGACAAGGTCGTCGTGGTCGACTTCTGGGCCACCTGGTGCGGCCCGTGCAAGATGGTCGCGCCGGTGCTGGACGAGATCGCCGGGGAGAACAAGGAGAAGCTCACCGTCGCGAAGCTCGACATCGACGCCAACCCGGAGACCGCCCGGACCTTCCAGGTCATGTCGATCCCGACGATGATCGTGTTCCAGGACGGCAAGCCGGTCAAGCAGATCGTCGGCGCCAAGCCGAAGGCCGCTCTGCTCCAGGACCTCGCCGACTACCTGGGCTGA
- the trxB gene encoding thioredoxin-disulfide reductase, which yields MTTDEVHELIIIGSGPAGYTAAVYAARAQLAPLVFEGSQFGGALMTTTEVENYPGFTDGIMGPELMEQMRGQATRFGADLRSEDVEKVTLDGDVKIVEANGVTYRARAVILAMGAAARYLNVPGEQELLGRGVSSCATCDGFFFRDHDITVVGGGDSAMEEATFLTRFAKSVTIVHRREDFRASKIMVERARNDPKMRWALNAEVVGVEGEGSVSGVKLRDTVTGEERTIEATAMFVAIGHDPRSELVKGQLELDDAGYVKVQSPSTYTAIPGVFACGDLVDHTYRQAITAAGSGCSAAIDAERWLADGAVSTEMAGGGYGQASEQVAAVTG from the coding sequence GTGACCACCGACGAGGTGCACGAGCTGATCATCATCGGCTCCGGACCGGCCGGCTACACGGCCGCGGTGTACGCGGCGCGCGCGCAGCTGGCGCCGCTGGTCTTCGAGGGCTCCCAGTTCGGCGGGGCCCTGATGACCACCACCGAGGTGGAGAACTACCCCGGCTTCACCGACGGCATCATGGGCCCCGAGCTCATGGAGCAGATGCGCGGCCAGGCCACCCGCTTCGGGGCCGACCTGCGCTCCGAGGACGTCGAGAAGGTCACGCTCGACGGCGACGTCAAGATCGTCGAGGCCAACGGCGTCACCTACCGGGCCCGCGCCGTCATCCTCGCGATGGGTGCCGCCGCGCGGTACCTGAACGTGCCCGGCGAGCAGGAGCTCCTCGGCCGCGGCGTGTCCTCGTGCGCCACCTGCGACGGGTTCTTCTTCCGCGATCACGACATCACCGTGGTCGGCGGTGGCGACTCCGCGATGGAGGAGGCCACCTTCCTCACCCGCTTCGCGAAGTCGGTCACGATCGTGCACCGCCGCGAGGACTTCCGCGCTTCCAAGATCATGGTGGAGCGGGCGAGGAACGACCCGAAGATGCGCTGGGCGCTCAACGCCGAGGTCGTCGGCGTCGAGGGGGAGGGGAGCGTGTCGGGCGTGAAGCTGCGCGACACCGTCACCGGCGAGGAGCGGACGATCGAGGCCACCGCGATGTTCGTCGCGATCGGCCACGACCCCCGCAGCGAACTCGTGAAGGGCCAGCTGGAGCTCGACGACGCCGGCTACGTGAAGGTGCAGTCGCCCAGCACGTACACCGCGATTCCCGGGGTCTTCGCCTGCGGCGACCTCGTCGACCACACCTACCGGCAGGCGATCACCGCGGCCGGCTCCGGCTGTTCCGCGGCGATCGACGCCGAGCGCTGGCTCGCCGACGGCGCGGTCAGCACAGAGATGGCGGGCGGTGGCTACGGCCAGGCGTCCGAGCAGGTCGCTGCCGTCACCGGCTGA
- the sigM gene encoding RNA polymerase sigma factor SigM, with protein sequence MTTARSDTQLLVAHRDGDPGAFAELVARHTDRMWGVAVQTLADRDAAEDAVQEALLAAHRNAHRFRGDASVRTWLHRILVNACIDRIRREAARRTVPWPSHDVPSRRPDPASELATRMAVADALAELPTEQRLAVVLVDVQGFSVAEVAQILDVPVGTVKSRCARGRTRLARLLGHLREEA encoded by the coding sequence GTGACCACCGCCCGGAGCGACACGCAACTGCTCGTCGCGCACCGCGACGGCGATCCGGGTGCCTTCGCCGAGCTGGTGGCCCGGCACACCGACCGGATGTGGGGGGTGGCGGTGCAGACGCTCGCCGACCGCGACGCCGCCGAGGACGCCGTGCAGGAGGCACTGCTGGCCGCGCACCGCAACGCCCACCGGTTCCGCGGCGACGCGTCGGTCCGCACCTGGTTGCACCGGATCCTGGTCAACGCGTGCATCGACCGGATCCGGCGGGAGGCGGCCCGGCGCACGGTGCCGTGGCCCTCGCACGACGTCCCGTCGCGGCGCCCCGACCCGGCGAGCGAGCTGGCCACCCGGATGGCCGTCGCCGACGCGTTGGCCGAGCTGCCGACCGAGCAGCGGCTGGCGGTCGTGCTCGTCGACGTGCAGGGTTTCTCCGTGGCGGAGGTGGCGCAGATCCTCGACGTGCCGGTCGGCACCGTGAAGAGTCGCTGCGCCCGTGGTCGCACCCGGTTGGCGCGGCTGCTCGGACATCTGCGGGAGGAGGCGTGA
- a CDS encoding protein kinase family protein has translation MSELASRPSPPSEPPGLIPVQAGPAERDSPPSAGPGAMLAGRYRLRTRVGSDLLAGAEFWQAEDTVLRRDVAVTLLRTLAPEHGAIGGDEDPTGATRAGEMIVRALRSGSFEHPGCARLLDVLAPDAPGLPGDVLGAAVTEWVNGRSLAEAVAEGMLRPLAAARAVVPLAAAAEEAHRHGFVLGCDHPQRVRVTPDGRARMCFALPRPGLRPSDDVRGLGAVLFTLLTSRWPLSGADAARAGLPAAVRTAGGALEPPSAVRPGVPLELDTVARGALGPENAPGHVHTAAAVHRILGDVVSEDERNALFPPAHDGGPSDPDDVWQDRGRPADPPDPVRRRRLLVGLATLAVAVLLVLGYVGVQVTSMFSDPSTPTIVVGPNAGGTDPAPAEGAAPAAGPVRVAEVAVLVESGDRDNVNRITRVIDGDPSSTWGTVTYRQQFPALKPGIGIMASFASAVQLAELSITSPSAGTRVEVRSAPTADAALDDTELVTEATLDSGTTVVMLDGSQPVEHILLWITELAPSGDGFSSEVGEVEFRRAG, from the coding sequence GTGAGCGAGCTCGCGAGCCGCCCGTCGCCGCCCAGTGAACCCCCGGGACTGATCCCCGTGCAGGCCGGTCCGGCCGAGCGCGACTCACCCCCGTCCGCCGGGCCCGGGGCGATGCTCGCCGGCCGCTATCGCCTCCGCACCCGCGTCGGGTCCGATCTCCTCGCCGGGGCCGAGTTCTGGCAGGCCGAGGACACCGTGCTGCGCCGCGACGTCGCCGTCACGCTGCTGCGCACGCTCGCACCCGAGCACGGGGCGATCGGCGGCGACGAGGACCCCACGGGGGCCACCCGCGCCGGCGAGATGATCGTGCGTGCGCTGCGGTCGGGGTCCTTCGAGCACCCCGGTTGCGCCCGCCTGCTCGACGTCCTCGCCCCCGACGCCCCCGGCCTGCCCGGTGACGTGCTCGGGGCGGCCGTCACGGAGTGGGTCAACGGGCGCAGCCTCGCCGAGGCCGTCGCGGAGGGCATGCTCCGGCCGCTTGCCGCCGCACGCGCCGTCGTGCCGCTGGCCGCAGCGGCCGAGGAGGCCCACCGGCACGGCTTCGTGCTGGGGTGCGACCACCCGCAGCGCGTCCGCGTCACGCCCGACGGCCGCGCCCGCATGTGCTTCGCCCTCCCGCGGCCCGGCCTGCGCCCCTCCGACGACGTGCGCGGGCTCGGCGCCGTCCTGTTCACCCTGCTGACGTCGCGCTGGCCCCTGTCCGGCGCCGACGCCGCCCGCGCCGGGCTGCCGGCCGCCGTCCGCACTGCGGGAGGAGCGCTGGAGCCCCCGTCCGCGGTGCGCCCCGGTGTGCCGCTGGAGCTCGACACCGTCGCCAGGGGAGCGTTGGGCCCGGAGAACGCCCCCGGGCACGTGCACACCGCGGCGGCCGTGCACCGGATCCTCGGCGACGTCGTCAGCGAGGACGAGCGCAACGCGTTGTTCCCGCCCGCACACGACGGCGGCCCGTCCGATCCCGACGACGTCTGGCAGGACCGCGGCCGCCCCGCCGACCCGCCCGATCCCGTACGCCGCAGGCGGCTGCTCGTCGGCCTGGCCACGCTCGCGGTGGCCGTCCTGCTGGTGCTCGGGTACGTCGGGGTGCAGGTCACCTCGATGTTCTCGGACCCCTCCACGCCCACGATCGTCGTCGGACCGAACGCGGGGGGCACCGATCCCGCGCCCGCCGAGGGCGCCGCCCCCGCGGCCGGACCCGTCCGGGTGGCCGAGGTGGCGGTCCTCGTCGAGTCGGGCGACCGCGACAACGTCAACCGGATCACCCGCGTCATCGACGGAGACCCGTCCAGCACCTGGGGCACGGTCACCTACCGCCAGCAGTTCCCCGCGCTCAAGCCCGGGATCGGGATCATGGCGTCCTTCGCCTCGGCGGTGCAGCTCGCCGAGCTGTCCATCACCTCGCCCAGTGCCGGCACACGCGTCGAGGTGCGATCCGCCCCCACCGCCGACGCCGCCCTCGACGACACCGAGCTCGTCACCGAGGCCACCCTCGACAGCGGCACCACCGTCGTCATGCTCGACGGGAGCCAGCCCGTCGAGCACATCCTGCTGTGGATCACCGAGCTCGCGCCGTCTGGTGACGGGTTCTCCTCCGAGGTCGGCGAGGTGGAGTTCCGCCGGGCGGGCTGA
- the murJ gene encoding murein biosynthesis integral membrane protein MurJ, protein MAIASLVSRVTGFLRQIVLVGVLGLGLVNSSYTVSNNLPNIIYELLIGGVLSSVLIPLLVRAQTEDEDGGDTYTRRLLTLAGSALLVATLVAMVAAPLITSIYVGSADDPATGPLTTAFAYLLLPQIFFYGLGALFGAILNSRGVFGPFAWAPVLNNVVVLLVLGVFVLLPGEISIDPVRMGEPKLLVLGLGTTLGIVVQAAVLIPAMRRIGFRYRPTWGWDRRLTETGGLALWVVGYVLIGQVGLIVTTNVAIGASAGGPATYTNAWLLLQVPYGILGVSMLTALMPRMSRAAAEGRTADVVSDLALGSRLSAVFLVPISALITVFGTPIALALFAWDADNIPGAQVLGGALAVSAFGLLPYAITMLQLRVFYALADSRTPTLVQVFTVGVKIPMLLLAGAVLPPEQVVLGLSAANSASFVFGAVLGQVLLRRRLGQLPTLEVIGTMASVTVAALLGTFVAFGVVTLLPLPAGWSAPATAWTSLVVALIVAAPAMLAAMRLLKVKEVDGVVDRISRLAARVIPRRGSGA, encoded by the coding sequence ATGGCCATCGCGAGCCTCGTGTCCCGGGTGACCGGGTTCCTGCGCCAGATCGTGCTGGTCGGCGTGCTGGGCCTCGGGCTCGTCAACAGCTCGTACACGGTCTCGAACAACCTGCCGAACATCATCTACGAGCTGCTGATCGGCGGGGTGCTCTCCAGCGTGCTCATCCCGCTGCTGGTCCGCGCGCAGACCGAGGACGAGGACGGCGGCGACACCTACACCCGCCGCCTGCTCACCCTCGCCGGTTCGGCCCTGCTGGTGGCGACCCTCGTCGCGATGGTCGCGGCACCCCTGATCACCTCGATCTACGTCGGATCGGCCGACGACCCCGCCACCGGTCCGCTGACCACGGCGTTCGCCTACCTGCTCCTGCCCCAGATCTTCTTCTACGGCCTCGGCGCGCTGTTCGGCGCGATCCTCAACAGCCGCGGCGTGTTCGGGCCGTTCGCATGGGCGCCCGTCCTCAACAACGTCGTCGTGCTGCTCGTGCTCGGGGTGTTCGTGCTGCTCCCGGGCGAGATCAGCATCGATCCCGTGCGGATGGGGGAGCCCAAGCTCCTCGTCCTGGGTCTCGGCACCACGCTGGGCATCGTCGTGCAGGCCGCCGTGCTGATCCCGGCGATGCGCCGGATCGGGTTCCGCTACCGGCCCACCTGGGGCTGGGACCGCCGGCTCACCGAGACCGGCGGGCTCGCCCTGTGGGTCGTGGGCTACGTGCTGATCGGGCAGGTCGGCCTCATCGTCACGACGAACGTCGCGATCGGCGCCTCCGCGGGTGGCCCCGCGACCTACACGAACGCCTGGCTGCTGCTCCAGGTCCCGTACGGCATCCTCGGGGTCTCGATGCTCACCGCGCTGATGCCGCGGATGAGCCGGGCCGCCGCGGAGGGCCGCACCGCGGACGTCGTCTCCGACCTGGCGCTGGGCAGCAGGCTCTCCGCGGTCTTCCTGGTGCCGATCTCGGCGCTGATCACGGTGTTCGGCACCCCGATCGCACTGGCGCTGTTCGCCTGGGACGCCGACAACATCCCGGGTGCGCAGGTGCTCGGCGGCGCGCTCGCCGTCTCCGCGTTCGGCCTGCTGCCCTACGCCATCACGATGTTGCAGCTGCGGGTGTTCTACGCGCTCGCCGACAGCCGGACCCCGACCCTGGTCCAGGTGTTCACCGTCGGGGTGAAGATCCCGATGCTGCTGCTCGCCGGCGCGGTGCTCCCGCCGGAGCAGGTGGTGCTCGGGCTGTCGGCGGCCAACAGCGCGTCGTTCGTGTTCGGGGCGGTGCTCGGCCAGGTCCTGCTGCGCCGCAGGCTGGGGCAGCTGCCCACCCTCGAGGTCATCGGGACCATGGCATCGGTCACGGTCGCGGCGCTGCTGGGAACCTTCGTGGCGTTCGGCGTGGTGACGCTCCTGCCCCTCCCGGCCGGCTGGTCGGCCCCCGCCACGGCGTGGACCTCCCTGGTCGTCGCCTTGATCGTCGCCGCGCCCGCGATGCTGGCGGCGATGCGGTTGCTCAAGGTCAAGGAGGTCGACGGGGTCGTCGACCGGATCTCCCGCCTCGCCGCGCGCGTGATACCTCGTCGCGGGAGCGGCGCCTGA
- a CDS encoding DUF6049 family protein, whose amino-acid sequence MKRIATLVAIIVVLLVGPVTGAALAAPRQPAPSAVAGALTLVLDELAPRVVTASGPTVLTVTGTLTNTGDETVTDIGVRLQRGQPLTSEGAVRDALEGGAPTDSIAPQFQELPDALDVGDRVPVRLTVPLSGAPESTLALAATGVYELLVNVNGVPGEGDRARLAAVRMLLPVVGLPDLDGADAVSTPPAAATPFSLLYPVVDVPRRLTTAPGEPVRLTDDTLADSFAPTGRLGGLVAALAEAAPAGSPVRTATCVVTDADLLQTAQAMSQGYVVPGADGSLVPGRGAEVAGAWLASFAEAARGMCVLALPFADADVVALTRGELETSAVGAVTAGRGLVADLLGTPVLPDTAWPADGVVDEAGLATYAEGGVRSLVLSADGLDLPAQAESAGTVPVATTGPATTAVVADPLVTLAAGGPISVATTVAGRGGAAAAAAAGGPLSGQDVLGTVAFRAVEDAPTGGPLVIAPPHRWNVDGVAARALLDGFGTLVDEGLLTARGLGSALATPTSTTERTLDYPIGAGAREVAPNAVAAIGPVLDDIGDLDSSVVDDELGVDPDDLFDPLVLGAVRPASAAWRGTPELATDAAAALADRVTELRGTVAVLEPPSPFSLGTSTSPLLLTVANGLPVTMRVRVEISSTSGLRVAPIPVVEVPPFGRRQIQASAEVQRSGVFTVDATVRTIDGGLLGAPSRLQVRSTAYGTITLWLTGTAGVLLVVLAARRILRRIRSEPGRNTPRPPRPGSPETIPDTAETALPADLRGPPPTSTPPPAPEDRTLPAPPRPLPASNGPIPAGPTTGRNRPGPSGPSGPAGPPVRRPDVPGHVPVPPGTGAPLQGRPPLRPPGAR is encoded by the coding sequence GTGAAGCGGATCGCGACCCTGGTCGCGATCATCGTCGTGCTGCTCGTCGGCCCCGTCACGGGTGCGGCGCTCGCGGCACCGCGCCAGCCTGCCCCGAGCGCGGTGGCGGGCGCCCTCACCCTCGTCCTCGACGAGCTCGCGCCGCGCGTCGTCACCGCCTCCGGGCCGACCGTCCTCACCGTGACGGGCACGCTCACGAACACCGGCGACGAGACCGTCACCGACATCGGGGTCCGTCTGCAGCGCGGGCAGCCGCTCACCTCCGAGGGCGCGGTGCGCGACGCGCTGGAGGGCGGCGCCCCGACCGACTCCATCGCGCCGCAGTTCCAGGAGCTCCCCGACGCGCTCGACGTGGGGGATCGGGTGCCGGTCCGGCTGACGGTGCCGCTGAGCGGTGCCCCCGAATCCACGCTGGCCCTGGCGGCGACCGGGGTCTACGAGCTGCTGGTCAACGTCAACGGCGTGCCCGGCGAGGGCGACCGGGCCCGGCTCGCCGCGGTGCGGATGCTGCTGCCGGTGGTGGGGCTGCCCGACCTCGACGGCGCCGACGCGGTGAGCACCCCGCCCGCGGCCGCCACCCCGTTCTCGCTGCTCTACCCCGTCGTCGACGTCCCTCGGCGGCTGACGACCGCACCCGGCGAGCCCGTCCGGCTCACCGACGACACCCTCGCCGACTCCTTCGCCCCCACCGGACGCCTCGGCGGGCTCGTGGCGGCGCTCGCCGAGGCCGCCCCCGCCGGGTCCCCGGTGCGCACGGCCACCTGCGTCGTCACCGACGCCGACCTCCTGCAGACCGCGCAGGCGATGAGCCAGGGCTACGTCGTCCCCGGCGCCGACGGCTCGCTCGTGCCGGGCCGCGGCGCCGAGGTCGCGGGGGCGTGGCTCGCGTCGTTCGCCGAGGCGGCACGGGGCATGTGCGTGCTCGCGCTCCCCTTCGCCGACGCCGACGTCGTCGCGCTCACCCGGGGCGAGCTCGAGACCAGCGCCGTCGGGGCCGTCACCGCCGGGCGCGGGCTCGTCGCCGACCTGCTCGGCACGCCGGTGCTCCCCGACACGGCGTGGCCGGCCGACGGCGTCGTCGACGAGGCGGGCCTGGCCACGTACGCCGAGGGCGGCGTGCGGTCGCTGGTGCTCTCCGCCGACGGGCTCGACCTACCCGCGCAGGCCGAGTCCGCCGGAACGGTGCCGGTCGCCACGACCGGGCCCGCGACCACCGCGGTCGTCGCCGATCCGCTGGTGACGCTCGCCGCCGGCGGACCCATCAGCGTCGCCACCACCGTTGCGGGGCGGGGCGGGGCGGCGGCCGCCGCCGCCGCGGGCGGCCCGCTCTCCGGCCAGGACGTGCTGGGCACCGTGGCGTTCCGGGCCGTCGAGGACGCGCCGACCGGTGGCCCGCTGGTGATCGCGCCGCCGCACCGCTGGAACGTCGACGGCGTCGCCGCCCGGGCCCTGCTGGACGGGTTCGGCACGCTGGTCGACGAGGGACTCCTCACCGCGCGAGGCCTGGGCTCGGCGCTCGCCACCCCCACCTCCACGACCGAGCGGACGCTGGACTACCCGATCGGCGCCGGCGCCCGCGAGGTCGCCCCGAACGCCGTCGCGGCCATCGGCCCGGTGCTCGACGACATCGGCGACCTCGACTCCTCCGTCGTCGACGACGAGCTGGGCGTCGACCCGGACGACCTCTTCGACCCCCTGGTCCTCGGCGCCGTCCGACCGGCCTCGGCCGCCTGGCGGGGCACCCCGGAGCTCGCGACCGACGCGGCCGCCGCGCTCGCCGACCGGGTCACCGAACTCCGCGGCACCGTCGCCGTGCTCGAACCCCCGAGCCCGTTCTCCCTGGGCACGTCGACGTCCCCGCTGCTGCTCACGGTGGCCAACGGGCTCCCGGTGACCATGCGCGTGCGCGTCGAGATCTCCAGCACCTCGGGGCTGCGGGTCGCGCCGATCCCGGTCGTCGAGGTACCCCCGTTCGGGCGTCGGCAGATCCAGGCCAGCGCCGAGGTCCAGCGGTCCGGGGTGTTCACCGTCGACGCCACCGTCCGCACGATCGACGGCGGGTTGCTGGGTGCGCCGAGCCGCCTGCAGGTGCGCTCCACCGCCTACGGCACGATCACCCTGTGGCTGACGGGGACCGCGGGGGTGCTGCTCGTGGTGCTGGCGGCACGCCGGATCCTGAGGCGGATCCGGTCGGAGCCGGGCCGGAACACGCCCCGGCCGCCGCGGCCGGGCTCCCCGGAGACGATCCCGGACACCGCGGAGACGGCGCTGCCGGCCGACCTGCGGGGCCCCCCGCCGACCTCGACGCCGCCTCCGGCGCCGGAGGACCGGACGCTCCCGGCCCCGCCGCGGCCCCTTCCCGCGTCGAACGGACCGATCCCGGCTGGCCCGACGACTGGCCGGAACCGACCCGGGCCGTCCGGCCCGTCCGGGCCCGCCGGACCCCCGGTGCGCCGTCCGGACGTCCCGGGCCACGTCCCGGTCCCGCCCGGTACCGGCGCGCCGCTCCAGGGTCGGCCCCCGCTCCGTCCGCCGGGAGCCCGCTAG
- a CDS encoding NUDIX hydrolase yields MSTSRGRSGGRRAGGPPDRRRRLRTVDETSAGGLVVDHASGTAAVIGRLDRRGRLLWSLPKGHIEAGETAEQAAVREVEEETGIIGAVVAPLGTIDFWFVAEDRRVHKTVHHFLMRALGGELSDSDVEVSEVAWVPLQELESRLAYADERRLIRRATELLEDSA; encoded by the coding sequence ATGTCCACATCCCGCGGTCGCTCGGGTGGGCGCCGCGCGGGTGGCCCACCGGATCGTCGGCGCAGGCTGCGCACCGTCGACGAGACGTCGGCAGGCGGCCTCGTCGTCGACCACGCCTCGGGAACCGCAGCCGTCATCGGGCGGCTCGACCGGCGCGGACGGCTGCTCTGGTCGCTGCCCAAGGGGCACATCGAGGCGGGCGAGACCGCCGAGCAGGCGGCGGTGCGCGAGGTCGAGGAGGAGACCGGCATCATCGGTGCCGTGGTCGCACCCCTGGGCACCATCGACTTCTGGTTCGTCGCGGAGGACCGTCGCGTGCACAAGACCGTGCACCACTTCCTCATGCGCGCCCTGGGCGGCGAGCTGTCCGACTCCGACGTCGAGGTCTCCGAGGTGGCATGGGTGCCGCTGCAGGAGCTCGAGTCGCGACTCGCCTACGCCGACGAACGACGGCTGATCCGGCGGGCCACCGAACTCCTGGAGGACTCGGCGTGA